The nucleotide sequence ATTCTTGAACCGCATGTTAGTGGTTCATTATCAATGCTAATATTATCTTTAATCGCTAAAATGAGACCTGCCAGCATGCCAGCAGTCCCTTTTTGCAACTTATGATCCACTTCTGCCGCCTTTTTCAGCGCCCGATCGTGGCAAATCGTAATAAAGGCGTTGTATTGATCATGATTATTGATGCGATTCAAATAATATTGAGTGAGCTCGCGGCAGGAGTAGCTATGGCGATCTAAAGCGTTACGGACGTCAGAGAAGCCTATGCCCATCCAGCTCAACAATGATTTTCTCCTCGTAGCATCTGCCAAATTTTCTTTGAGTGGTCTGACCTCGCAATTTCGTCAAACAAAAATTGATCATTAGGCCGCATCGGCTTGGGATTTGCGCAGAACAGAGCAGGAACGATCAGAGCGGATCAATGTCGTTGAAATGCAGCAGCTATGCTTTTTCATCCTGTTTTGCTTCTTCGATCTTTTTTGGGGGTTCTTCATCTTTCCCCTGGGTGGCTTTTTTAAACTCCCGAATCCCCTTGCCGAGCCCGGCTGCCAGGTCCGGCAATTTCTTCGCCCCAAATAGCAAAATGATAATAAAAAAGATGACCAGCAATTCTTGTATGCCTAATCCGAACATTTTTCCTCCACAATTTAGTTTCAATCTTGCGCTCTGCAATATGAAAAATAAAAAATTTGTCGCTATTTCTCCTTCGAATGGGGGCTCTTTTGGACTTTGCCTGCCAATCGATATGCTTGATTATTTTTTAGCTCTGATGGCGATCCTTAAAAAATCACCAATATATTAACTAAAGCTCTCGAGAACGCTATTCTTTAATCTGTCGATCGATATCGGTGAAATCGATTTCATCTTTGACGTCGTCCATCGCTTTACGAAATTGCCGGATCCCTTTGCCAATGCCGCGAGCAAGCTCTGGCAATCGCTTGGACCCGAACAACAATAAAATGACAAGCATAATTAACAGCAATTCTGGAGTCCCAACTGTACCGAACATATAGAATCACCTCCTGAGCAGAAGGATGCCCACAAAATTATTGGGCTTCCCAAACTCGATATAGAAATTTTATACAAATGTCATAGAGACAAACAAGGCTGACGCATAACGAGCAAACGGATCGAATTCCATCGCATGAAGGGATGGGATCAGTGCATTCGTTTAATAACGATTTTGGTGATACCAGCGCAGCAAGTATGCCGCAAATGCAATGCTGACGATCCCAATAACATTCAAGATAAATTTAAACCCCAGAGTGAAACTGAGAAAACCTAAATTCAGTGTCACGGGATCGAATCCAATGGTAGCGGATCTGATAAAGAACTGTTTTACCACGCCATCTGGCAAGAGCAATGCTAAGAGATTGCCCAATGCTGAACCGATAATTGCTCCAAGAATCAGAAAGACGACGATGATTCCTAACGGTCTTTTGCGCATCTTTTGATCCTAAAGTTCATTTGCTATATTCGTTCTGACATCAAATATAATTAAAATGAATTAAAAATTCAATTGCTTTTTTGAGATAAATGAACCGTTTTACTCTCGCGGGGTAATTTCGAACCGCGAGTTTGGTGATAAATATATCGAATCACCCCCCATAAGATATAGGCGATAGTCATGGGATAAAAGGTTTCATGAGTTCGGAGCGCCAGGATTGTCAATAGAATGAAAATAAGAATGATGCCGATTGAGTTTTTTGCTCCTTGTCGAAAAGACAACTTGGGAAGCGTATAATACTCTACCGGACTTATCATTAACCCGCAGACCAGAAGCAGTTGAGGAACAAGGATGCGAGATAAATGAATATCGTCCCAAAAATGATAATTGAAAATAACGAAGGAAGCAGTACATAAAGCAGAATAGGGGATTGGCAGTCCAACAAATTTGGTCTTTGGTTTATTGCCATACAGAACGTTGAACCTGGCCAGTCGAATTCCTCCGAATAACAGCGGAAGAAAACTAATAATAATCCCCAACCGGCCTAAATTGACCAAATAGACCTTATATAGTAAAATAGATGGCGCCACTCCGAATGAAGCAAGATCGGCCAGTGAATCGAATTCGATGCCAAAGCTGCTGGTGGTTCTGGTGAGTCGGGCAAACTGCCCATCCAGCACATCGAACACAGCGGCCAGCGAAATGAGCCAGCAGGCCGAAATCACTTTGTCCTCCAGCACGCTGATAGTGCCCAGAAAGCCGCAGAAAATGTTGAGCGTAGTGAAAAGATTAGGAATGACGCTTTTGGTATTTTTCATCCTCGAATTCAATGCCAATTAGCACTCCATTAATAGCTGAAGGGCTCATTCATATCGGCCAATAATGGTTTCGCCAGCCCGCACCTTTTGATTGAGTTGAACCTGCAATTGAACTTCGAGTGGCAAAAAGAGATCGATACGGGAACCAAATTTGATCATGCCAAACCGCTGACCGCGCTGCACCGTCCATCCATTGCGAAGATTGCAAACGATCCGCTTGGCGAGGATGCCAGCGATCTGTTTGAACAACAATTTTATTTTCTCATTTTCGATGCCAATTAGCGTTTGTTCGTTCTCGTAAGCGGCAGCGGACTGATAAGCTGGCAGAAATTTGCCTTTATTATATTTTAAATAAGTGACTCGGCCTTCAACTGGGATTCGGTTGACGTGCACATCAAAAACCGACATGAAGATACTGATCCGGTAAACACGGGTCCCGAAAAAAATCGGCTCGGTTGTTTGATCGAGCAGAATGATCTTCCCATCGGCTGGCGCAACGATGATGTTCGGTTCTGTGGGCACGTGGCGCTCTGGATCGCGGAAAAAATAGATCGAAAAGAATACAAGACTCCAGCCGATCAGAGTAAACACCCCGAACAGCGGTCTCGGGTTAATTACAGCGCCGATAGTGATCGCAACGGCCATGGCGCCGAAAACGACGATGATCGGTGCTCCTTCTTTTGCCATTGATCCCTCAATTGGATAATTGTGCTTTTTATTCAGTCATCCATCAGGACGGCTGGAAGATTCGCTTCTTAATTTCTTCCAATTCCATTTCATTGCTCGGTTGGAGCAACTGAAACTCGGATCCGCTGATGTCAGCACCAGGCTTTGCTTCACTGAGCCGAAAAGTATTCAGTGAAATTTCGTCGCCAAGGACCAGTTTATCCTTGGCGCGGCCGAATTCCAGCGCTAGATCCACTAACCTATAATTCCTGCGTTGAAAGAACGACTTCAACACGGCATTGATTTTTGATGTGAGCCGTTCGATCACCCGGATTTCATCAGGGGTAGCCAGTTGCAATGCAATGGCATGGCTCGGATTGATCATGGGATTGTTGCGCTGCTCATCTTTTAGATAAAACTCAATAATCGGGTAATTGAGCTCTTTACCGGCCTCAAGTCCAAAACGCTGAGTCAAGCTCCCGGCTACAATATTGCGAATGGCGATCTCAAGCGGGATCATTTCCAGCCGGCGCACCAGCATTTCCCGACCTCCCAAATCCTTCACGTAATGGGTCGGAATGTGAAATCCTTCTAAATAATGAAACAAATAACAAGAAATGTCCTTGTTGATGATGCCTTTTCCTTTGATCAGCTCTGCGCTGCTGGCCTCAAAACCCATCGCATCATCTTTGAATTCTTGAATCAATTGATCCGATTCTTCGAGGGAATACAATTTTTTTGTTTTCCCATCGTGTAGTTTCTTTTTCTTTTTCAAGATGCCGTCTCCGTCACTAACAATTCTAATTTAATTCCGCGCAAGAAAAACTAACATGAAAATCGATTCTATTATATCTCAAACTCTACTTGCAAGAATAGCCACAGCCATATGCAAGATTCTATTTTCTAAATCCGCAAGGCAACATCCCAAAATAATTAGCGGTGCTTTTTCTATTAATTTTCCTCTGATTGAGTCACCGCAGCACATGGCAATCCATCATTCATTGCATCGACAGCCGACTATCCGCACAATAAAAGTTGCTTCTCCTTTAGAATTTCTTCAGCTGACGATAGGCTAAATGATGCCGACTCGCTGGAAAATCGAGTCAATATTTCTGAGATGCACTCGAAGATCGAAACATGCATCGATCTCAGATGGCGAAAGCACTTGACGAATTTCAGCGTTCGTCATGAGCAATTGTTTGAAAGATCCTTTATTTTGCCAAACCTGCATCGCACAATCCTGGACCAGTCGATATGCGGTCTCGCGCAACATCCCTTTTTGGGTGAGCGCTAATAGCACGGCTTGGGAGAATATCACGCCCTGAGTTTTTTCCAAATTCGCCATCATATTTTCCGGATAGACCAGCAATTGATCCATAATAGCAGCAAATCGGTTGAGCATATAGTCGATCAATATGGTGCTATCCGGGAGGATGATCCGCTCAACGGAGGAGTGGGTGATATCGCGCTCATGCCAGAGAGAAACATTTTCCATGGCAGCGAGCGCATTGGCGCGCACGATGCGACTTAGCCCTGCAATTTGTTCACAATTGATCGGGTTGCGTTTATGGGGCATGGCCGAGGACCCTTTTTGTCCCTTGGAGAAAAATTCTTCTACTTCAAGGATCTCAGTCCGCTGAAGATTTCTGATTTCAGTGGCGAATTTTTCTAAAGAGCA is from candidate division KSB1 bacterium and encodes:
- a CDS encoding twin-arginine translocase TatA/TatE family subunit, with the translated sequence MFGLGIQELLVIFFIIILLFGAKKLPDLAAGLGKGIREFKKATQGKDEEPPKKIEEAKQDEKA
- a CDS encoding twin-arginine translocase TatA/TatE family subunit, producing the protein MFGTVGTPELLLIMLVILLLFGSKRLPELARGIGKGIRQFRKAMDDVKDEIDFTDIDRQIKE
- a CDS encoding DUF4321 domain-containing protein encodes the protein MRKRPLGIIVVFLILGAIIGSALGNLLALLLPDGVVKQFFIRSATIGFDPVTLNLGFLSFTLGFKFILNVIGIVSIAFAAYLLRWYHQNRY
- the pssA gene encoding CDP-diacylglycerol--serine O-phosphatidyltransferase, which encodes MKNTKSVIPNLFTTLNIFCGFLGTISVLEDKVISACWLISLAAVFDVLDGQFARLTRTTSSFGIEFDSLADLASFGVAPSILLYKVYLVNLGRLGIIISFLPLLFGGIRLARFNVLYGNKPKTKFVGLPIPYSALCTASFVIFNYHFWDDIHLSRILVPQLLLVCGLMISPVEYYTLPKLSFRQGAKNSIGIILIFILLTILALRTHETFYPMTIAYILWGVIRYIYHQTRGSKLPRESKTVHLSQKSN
- a CDS encoding phosphatidylserine decarboxylase family protein, with amino-acid sequence MAKEGAPIIVVFGAMAVAITIGAVINPRPLFGVFTLIGWSLVFFSIYFFRDPERHVPTEPNIIVAPADGKIILLDQTTEPIFFGTRVYRISIFMSVFDVHVNRIPVEGRVTYLKYNKGKFLPAYQSAAAYENEQTLIGIENEKIKLLFKQIAGILAKRIVCNLRNGWTVQRGQRFGMIKFGSRIDLFLPLEVQLQVQLNQKVRAGETIIGRYE
- a CDS encoding phosphoribosylaminoimidazolesuccinocarboxamide synthase; translated protein: MKKKKKLHDGKTKKLYSLEESDQLIQEFKDDAMGFEASSAELIKGKGIINKDISCYLFHYLEGFHIPTHYVKDLGGREMLVRRLEMIPLEIAIRNIVAGSLTQRFGLEAGKELNYPIIEFYLKDEQRNNPMINPSHAIALQLATPDEIRVIERLTSKINAVLKSFFQRRNYRLVDLALEFGRAKDKLVLGDEISLNTFRLSEAKPGADISGSEFQLLQPSNEMELEEIKKRIFQPS